One Pararhizobium sp. IMCC3301 DNA segment encodes these proteins:
- a CDS encoding MurR/RpiR family transcriptional regulator, whose amino-acid sequence MPEKKNPQAKPQPIVDFQSLVALLIARQDSLPRRLSQLAQFCLNNPEDVAIYNIVGLSKLADVPAANITRFAKELGFAGFAELQDVFRQRLVGPRMTYADRIKALGDAGDQNAERGLDLDHPRALFDTFVQTAVDSLLRLREDIQDQALEAFVDSLAECDSVYIAAARGAFGIGAYCFYGLSQVGKPAHMIDNLGAMRNEQVGAIRNKDALLVLTFDDYTPETVAIAEMAAKSNCTLLAITDNELSPVVKLADHVLYVKEASLGHFRSQVPALVLCQSIIVSLGRRGSASN is encoded by the coding sequence ATGCCAGAGAAGAAAAACCCGCAAGCCAAACCGCAGCCCATCGTCGATTTCCAGAGTCTGGTGGCGCTGTTGATTGCGCGGCAGGACAGCCTGCCCAGGCGGCTCAGCCAGCTGGCGCAATTTTGCCTCAACAATCCGGAAGATGTTGCAATCTACAATATCGTCGGTCTGTCCAAGCTGGCCGATGTTCCGGCCGCCAACATCACCCGTTTTGCCAAGGAATTGGGTTTCGCCGGTTTTGCCGAGTTGCAGGATGTGTTTCGCCAGCGCCTTGTTGGTCCGCGCATGACCTATGCCGACCGCATCAAGGCGCTGGGTGACGCCGGTGACCAGAATGCTGAACGTGGCCTCGATCTTGACCATCCGCGCGCGCTGTTTGACACATTTGTTCAGACCGCTGTTGATTCACTGCTGCGCCTACGCGAAGACATTCAGGATCAGGCGCTGGAGGCGTTTGTCGACAGTCTGGCCGAGTGCGATTCCGTTTACATCGCGGCCGCAAGGGGTGCATTTGGAATTGGCGCCTATTGTTTTTACGGCCTGTCACAAGTCGGCAAACCTGCGCATATGATCGATAATCTCGGCGCCATGCGCAACGAACAGGTTGGTGCGATCCGCAACAAGGATGCGCTGCTGGTCCTGACCTTTGACGATTATACCCCTGAAACCGTGGCGATTGCTGAAATGGCCGCGAAGAGCAATTGCACTTTGCTGGCCATCACCGACAATGAGTTGAGCCCAGTCGTGAAACTGGCCGATCACGTACTTTATGTGAAGGAAGCCAGCCTCGGGCATTTCCGCTCCCAGGTTCCCGCTCTTGTGCTCTGCCAATCCATTATTGTCAGCCTCGGGCGGCGCGGCAGTGCGTCAAATTGA
- a CDS encoding SDR family NAD(P)-dependent oxidoreductase — translation MDPQAYFDFSGRKVLVVGASRAGIGSAIAAAFKAASADVTITGIEAGPAEADQGEFNYVRFDVTNSQEIADLAAATDRLDILVNCAAITSRGEEMDPDFFARVIDVNLQGSFRVSLAFLDHLKQSKGCVINISSMYASFGSPLNPAYGASKAAVSQLTKSLAIAWAEHQIRVNCIAPGFILTEQSAKSRANPAHVEAVNKRTPMGRWGDPQDIAGPALFLASPAAKFITGACLNVDGGYSVA, via the coding sequence ATGGACCCGCAGGCATATTTTGATTTCTCAGGCCGCAAAGTTCTGGTCGTCGGCGCAAGCCGGGCGGGAATCGGTTCTGCGATAGCCGCCGCCTTCAAGGCGGCATCTGCTGATGTCACGATTACCGGCATAGAAGCTGGCCCGGCGGAAGCAGATCAAGGCGAATTCAACTATGTCCGGTTTGACGTCACCAACAGCCAGGAAATTGCTGATCTGGCTGCGGCGACGGATCGCCTCGACATCCTGGTGAATTGCGCCGCAATCACGTCGCGCGGCGAAGAAATGGATCCGGACTTTTTCGCCAGGGTGATCGATGTCAATTTGCAAGGCAGCTTTCGGGTGTCATTGGCGTTCCTCGACCATCTCAAACAAAGCAAGGGGTGCGTGATCAACATTTCATCCATGTACGCGTCTTTTGGCAGCCCGCTGAACCCTGCTTATGGCGCTTCGAAAGCTGCTGTCAGCCAATTGACCAAATCTCTGGCGATTGCCTGGGCTGAACACCAAATCCGCGTCAACTGCATCGCCCCGGGCTTCATCCTCACGGAACAATCGGCCAAAAGCCGCGCCAACCCTGCCCATGTTGAAGCTGTCAACAAGCGAACCCCGATGGGTCGATGGGGCGATCCGCAGGATATTGCCGGACCGGCGCTGTTCCTGGCATCGCCCGCCGCAAAGTTCATTACCGGTGCCTGTTTGAATGTTGACGGAGGTTACTCTGTTGCGTGA
- a CDS encoding Gfo/Idh/MocA family protein, whose product MLTEVTLLREAIGSGPGSIGAAVIGTGFIGTVHVQALRRLGINVVGVLGSSLQRGEQAAQALGVSRAYDTLDTLLSDPAVQIVHVTSPNQFHFEQVKQILASDRHVVCEKPLTMTSQESAELVELAAKSNLITAVNYNTRFYPLNQHARQMVTEDELGDIRLISGHYMQDWLLFDTDWNWRLEADKGGPLRAVGDIGTHWIDLTSYITGLKVTSVMAELSTFVKTRQQPVGPVETFSQAGSGETIARKITTDDTALLLLRYENGARGSVVISQVSPGRKNSMQWQIDGSKSGASWDSEIPDHLWIGHRDRANQILQRDAALMNARGAAAAALPGGHVEGFADSFFALFREIYADVSNGKASSHPGYASFADGHYEMLVCDAVLRSAEQGCWVDISPNQR is encoded by the coding sequence ATGTTGACGGAGGTTACTCTGTTGCGTGAAGCTATCGGTTCAGGTCCCGGATCCATTGGCGCCGCCGTGATTGGCACAGGCTTTATCGGCACAGTTCATGTTCAGGCGTTGCGCCGTTTGGGCATCAATGTTGTCGGCGTTCTGGGTTCCAGCCTGCAGCGCGGCGAGCAGGCGGCACAGGCGCTGGGGGTTTCCAGAGCCTATGATACGCTCGACACGCTGCTCAGCGATCCAGCGGTTCAAATCGTGCATGTCACCTCGCCAAACCAGTTTCACTTTGAGCAGGTCAAACAGATTCTGGCTTCGGACCGCCATGTGGTCTGCGAAAAACCATTGACAATGACTTCGCAGGAATCTGCTGAATTGGTGGAATTGGCGGCAAAGAGCAATCTCATCACTGCGGTTAATTACAATACCCGGTTTTATCCGCTGAACCAGCATGCCCGCCAGATGGTCACGGAAGATGAGCTTGGCGACATTCGTCTGATCTCCGGTCACTACATGCAGGACTGGCTGCTGTTTGACACCGACTGGAACTGGCGGCTTGAAGCCGACAAGGGCGGCCCCTTGCGCGCTGTCGGCGACATCGGCACCCACTGGATCGATCTGACCAGCTATATCACCGGCCTGAAAGTGACCTCGGTGATGGCCGAACTTTCAACCTTCGTAAAAACCAGGCAACAGCCGGTCGGACCGGTGGAAACTTTCTCGCAAGCCGGGTCGGGGGAAACCATCGCCAGAAAAATCACCACCGACGACACTGCCCTTTTGTTGCTGCGCTATGAAAACGGCGCGCGCGGCTCGGTTGTCATCAGTCAGGTCAGTCCCGGCCGGAAGAACTCGATGCAATGGCAGATCGACGGGTCAAAATCCGGTGCCTCCTGGGATTCCGAAATACCTGATCATCTGTGGATCGGGCACCGCGACCGCGCCAATCAAATCCTGCAACGCGATGCGGCCTTGATGAATGCGCGCGGAGCCGCAGCCGCTGCCCTGCCCGGCGGACATGTCGAAGGATTTGCAGATTCGTTTTTTGCCTTGTTCCGCGAAATCTATGCGGATGTCAGCAACGGCAAAGCGTCGTCACATCCGGGATATGCCAGCTTTGCTGACGGACATTATGAAATGCTGGTGTGTGACGCGGTTCTGCGCAGCGCCGAACAAGGTTGCTGGGTCGATATTTCGCCCAATCAGCGCTGA
- a CDS encoding sugar phosphate isomerase/epimerase — MQLGILTAPFPDTPLMDLAEWAAASGFEALEIACWPVADGPVRRYAGTTHIDVTGMSEAQGREIVDQLTGKNLSVSALGYYPNPLHPDAAHRDMVIGHLKQVISAAAKMGVPLVNTFCGGDAAENLDENWQRALKIWPEIIAYARDHDVRLAFENCPMIFSYDEWPGGHNIAYSPVIWRRIFDTWEGDVGMNFDPSHLIWQMIDQSRFIREFGGRMFHVHAKDLMIDHDGLYDRGIMSAGMGWQIPRMPGLGDVDWNEFFSGLYRAGYDGPVIIEHEDSDFEGSDEKIKRGFALARDILRPYIK, encoded by the coding sequence ATGCAACTTGGAATTCTGACAGCGCCTTTTCCCGATACACCCTTGATGGATCTAGCCGAATGGGCTGCTGCGTCAGGATTTGAGGCACTGGAAATCGCCTGCTGGCCGGTGGCCGACGGGCCGGTGCGGCGCTATGCTGGCACGACCCATATTGATGTCACCGGGATGTCCGAGGCGCAGGGCCGCGAGATCGTTGATCAACTGACCGGCAAGAACCTCTCTGTCTCCGCCCTTGGCTACTATCCCAACCCGCTGCATCCTGACGCGGCGCACCGCGATATGGTGATCGGGCATCTCAAACAGGTGATCTCCGCTGCGGCGAAAATGGGTGTTCCCCTGGTCAATACATTTTGTGGCGGTGATGCCGCCGAAAACCTCGATGAAAACTGGCAGCGCGCCCTCAAAATCTGGCCCGAGATCATCGCCTATGCGCGCGATCACGATGTTCGCCTTGCCTTTGAAAACTGCCCGATGATTTTCAGCTATGACGAATGGCCGGGTGGCCATAACATTGCCTACTCGCCAGTTATCTGGCGTCGTATCTTCGACACCTGGGAGGGGGATGTGGGAATGAATTTCGACCCGAGCCATCTGATCTGGCAGATGATTGATCAGAGCCGCTTCATCCGCGAGTTCGGCGGCCGAATGTTCCATGTTCATGCCAAGGACCTGATGATCGATCATGACGGACTTTACGACCGCGGCATCATGTCGGCCGGCATGGGTTGGCAGATACCCAGAATGCCGGGCCTTGGTGATGTCGATTGGAATGAATTCTTCTCCGGACTTTATCGCGCTGGGTATGACGGCCCTGTCATCATTGAGCATGAAGATAGCGATTTTGAAGGAAGCGACGAAAAAATAAAACGAGGATTTGCCTTGGCGCGGGATATTTTGCGCCCTTACATAAAATAG
- a CDS encoding ABC transporter substrate-binding protein: protein MKKTLVTGAVLGALTMGFMGSAMAQEYTIGISNTVQGNGWREEMVCAMKAEALASGKVKSLNIAHRNTDAAGQIEDINNLIQAGVDAIVVNPSNPDGIKSAVKAATDKGIVVVAVDQGVNEESAYILSNNQEQYAYLGAKWLFEQIGGNGSVIYMRGAAGASADDDRDKGFKRALAEYPDVKVAQEVFTGWQQDQGKQQILDYIATGIPFSGVWTSGIDNVIVDAFVESDTPLVPIVGADNAGFVGQLNSVDGLVGAAVTNPGSVGGAGVALAIKLLEGEKPDQRVVLVDPELWENGTAEGKAKLKVAADPSLDPEWPVSIFIPGWTNYTKEQIIACKGPGE from the coding sequence ATGAAGAAAACTTTAGTGACCGGCGCTGTTTTAGGCGCTCTGACCATGGGCTTCATGGGCTCAGCGATGGCCCAGGAATATACAATCGGAATTTCCAATACTGTGCAGGGCAATGGCTGGCGCGAAGAAATGGTCTGCGCCATGAAAGCCGAAGCCCTTGCATCGGGCAAAGTGAAGTCGCTCAACATCGCCCATCGTAACACCGATGCTGCCGGTCAGATCGAGGATATCAACAATCTCATCCAGGCCGGTGTTGATGCCATCGTTGTCAATCCATCAAACCCGGACGGCATCAAATCCGCAGTCAAGGCCGCGACGGACAAGGGTATTGTGGTGGTTGCGGTTGATCAGGGCGTCAATGAAGAGTCCGCCTATATTCTGTCAAACAACCAGGAACAATACGCCTATCTTGGTGCCAAATGGCTGTTCGAACAAATCGGTGGCAACGGCTCAGTAATTTACATGCGCGGTGCTGCAGGGGCGTCCGCTGATGATGATCGCGACAAGGGCTTCAAACGCGCCCTCGCTGAATATCCCGATGTCAAAGTTGCACAGGAAGTCTTCACCGGCTGGCAGCAGGATCAGGGCAAGCAGCAGATTCTCGACTATATCGCCACCGGAATTCCGTTTAGCGGCGTCTGGACCTCGGGCATCGACAACGTCATTGTCGACGCTTTCGTAGAATCCGACACGCCGCTGGTGCCGATTGTCGGTGCTGACAATGCGGGCTTTGTCGGCCAGTTGAACAGCGTCGATGGTCTGGTCGGTGCGGCGGTCACCAATCCCGGTTCCGTCGGCGGTGCCGGCGTCGCCCTGGCAATCAAGCTGCTGGAAGGCGAAAAGCCTGACCAGCGCGTCGTTCTGGTTGATCCGGAATTGTGGGAAAACGGAACGGCGGAAGGCAAGGCGAAGCTGAAAGTTGCCGCCGACCCCTCGCTTGATCCGGAATGGCCCGTGTCCATCTTTATTCCGGGCTGGACCAATTACACCAAAGAACAGATCATCGCCTGTAAAGGTCCGGGTGAATAA
- a CDS encoding sugar ABC transporter ATP-binding protein codes for MANSSLLSATGVAKNYGAVAALRNASLEVASGEVIALMGANGAGKSTLVKILTGAISASAGEILIRGEHRRIRSPADARRAGLVPVYQEPSLIPDLDVYDNLRLGNTPIEPFRDWLNELGIENLDFSETAQRLPLAIQRVVDLARALASEPDILLLDEMTAALPTNLVEKVLDVVRKQKQLDRSVIYISHRFAEIAAVCDRANVLRDGETVGDVAIEPGIEDHIVELMLGESMRAVRKSVSTKKTTVAATTAASIPRLKVQNLAAGSKLTNVSFELHAGEVLGIAALEGQGQDELFEVLAGFMRPDSGTIEIDGRKQDFHHPADAISAGHVYVPGDRADALLMQRSVRENIAIPFHTRPSQWGLINMGAEKQKVDAAIKRLQIDTRAQGEVQRLSGGNQQKVTIARWLALGVKTLLCFDPTRGIDIRTKREIYPLLRELADQGSSVLLYTSELEEIQLACDRAVVIFGGRVVDEISADNADEPTLMRAAYGLTDRSATQAQQAGL; via the coding sequence ATGGCGAATAGCTCCTTATTGAGCGCCACCGGCGTTGCCAAAAACTACGGTGCTGTGGCGGCGTTGCGCAACGCTTCGCTGGAAGTGGCCAGTGGTGAAGTCATCGCCTTGATGGGCGCCAATGGTGCGGGAAAATCCACTCTGGTTAAAATACTGACCGGTGCGATTTCTGCAAGCGCAGGTGAAATCCTCATTCGCGGGGAACACAGGCGCATCCGTTCGCCAGCCGATGCCCGACGTGCCGGACTGGTTCCGGTCTATCAGGAACCATCTCTGATTCCAGATCTCGATGTGTATGACAATTTGCGCCTCGGCAACACGCCGATCGAGCCTTTCCGCGACTGGCTTAATGAGCTGGGTATCGAAAATCTCGATTTCAGCGAAACCGCACAGCGCCTGCCCCTGGCCATCCAACGTGTCGTTGACCTTGCCCGTGCATTGGCGAGCGAGCCTGACATTCTGCTGCTGGATGAAATGACGGCGGCGCTGCCGACCAACCTTGTTGAAAAAGTGCTCGACGTGGTCCGCAAGCAGAAGCAGCTGGATCGTTCGGTGATCTATATTTCTCACCGTTTTGCGGAAATTGCCGCCGTCTGTGATCGCGCCAATGTTCTGAGAGACGGCGAAACCGTCGGCGATGTCGCCATTGAGCCCGGTATCGAGGATCACATCGTCGAATTGATGCTCGGAGAAAGCATGCGCGCCGTGCGCAAATCGGTCAGCACGAAGAAAACCACAGTTGCAGCCACAACCGCCGCTTCGATCCCACGGCTCAAGGTGCAAAACCTCGCCGCCGGCAGCAAGCTGACAAATGTGTCATTCGAGCTGCATGCCGGTGAAGTCCTCGGCATCGCCGCATTGGAAGGCCAGGGCCAGGATGAATTGTTCGAAGTGCTGGCCGGCTTTATGCGCCCGGACAGCGGGACCATCGAGATTGATGGAAGAAAGCAGGATTTTCATCATCCTGCCGACGCGATCTCCGCCGGTCATGTCTATGTGCCCGGCGACCGTGCCGACGCTTTGCTGATGCAGCGCTCTGTCCGCGAGAACATAGCGATCCCGTTCCACACCCGCCCCTCGCAATGGGGCCTGATCAACATGGGAGCTGAAAAGCAGAAGGTCGATGCGGCGATCAAGCGGCTGCAGATCGATACACGTGCCCAGGGCGAAGTGCAGCGGCTGTCCGGAGGCAACCAGCAGAAGGTGACGATTGCCCGCTGGCTTGCGCTGGGTGTCAAGACACTACTGTGTTTCGATCCAACGCGGGGAATTGATATCCGCACCAAACGCGAAATCTATCCACTGCTGCGTGAATTGGCCGATCAGGGCTCTTCGGTGCTGCTCTACACATCCGAACTTGAGGAAATTCAACTGGCCTGCGATCGCGCCGTAGTGATTTTCGGCGGACGGGTGGTGGACGAAATCAGCGCCGACAACGCCGATGAACCGACTCTGATGCGCGCGGCCTATGGCCTGACTGACCGCTCAGCTACTCAAGCTCAGCAAGCGGGATTGTGA
- a CDS encoding ABC transporter permease, whose product MMKFLRNHYWNIGLATIFIALLVFTRTIQPNYGASGFESLSRAALTFAFATAAQVVVVIAGGIDLSIASMMAVTSVTAAVMMDGASEQYALFVVPFVLLVGASMGAINGLLIVLTRVPDIVVTLAMLFVWEGVALIILNAPGGGAAEWFKNLLVGSISIPAVPEDLTRWVPQALILLIVSLGIVWWPFRRSRFGLSVYAIGSSSLAAFRSGVAVNRTKVAAYAMAGLFAAMGGLVLTATTGIGAPIPGPYLLASVAAVVLGGVTLGGGRGGLLGPIIAVFILRLVRTDLTLMSIDPNITTIVEGTIMVIVVMAGGLLAAKARKR is encoded by the coding sequence ATGATGAAATTTCTGCGCAATCACTACTGGAACATCGGCCTGGCGACGATCTTCATTGCGTTGCTTGTCTTCACACGGACCATCCAGCCCAACTATGGCGCCTCCGGATTTGAATCCCTGTCGCGCGCCGCGCTGACCTTTGCATTTGCAACCGCGGCCCAGGTCGTTGTCGTCATCGCCGGGGGCATCGATTTGTCCATTGCATCGATGATGGCTGTCACCAGCGTCACCGCTGCCGTGATGATGGATGGAGCCAGCGAACAATACGCCTTGTTTGTCGTGCCCTTTGTGCTGCTCGTCGGCGCCAGCATGGGCGCGATCAATGGCCTGCTGATTGTATTGACCAGAGTTCCCGATATCGTTGTGACGCTGGCCATGCTGTTTGTCTGGGAAGGCGTAGCGCTGATCATTCTCAACGCGCCCGGCGGTGGAGCTGCCGAATGGTTCAAAAATCTGCTGGTCGGGTCAATTTCCATTCCGGCTGTGCCCGAAGATCTGACCAGATGGGTGCCGCAAGCCCTGATCCTTTTGATTGTCAGCCTCGGCATTGTCTGGTGGCCGTTCAGACGGTCACGCTTCGGCCTTTCTGTTTATGCCATCGGCTCTTCCAGCCTGGCCGCGTTCCGCTCTGGTGTTGCAGTCAACCGGACCAAAGTTGCGGCCTATGCGATGGCCGGACTGTTTGCTGCCATGGGCGGCCTGGTGCTGACTGCTACCACCGGCATCGGCGCACCTATTCCGGGTCCTTATCTGCTGGCAAGCGTCGCAGCTGTGGTGCTGGGCGGTGTCACTCTGGGTGGCGGCCGAGGCGGTTTGTTGGGTCCGATCATTGCTGTATTCATATTGCGGCTGGTGCGCACAGACCTGACGCTGATGTCGATTGACCCCAATATCACAACGATTGTTGAGGGTACAATCATGGTGATTGTCGTCATGGCTGGCGGATTGCTGGCAGCAAAGGCGCGCAAGAGATGA
- a CDS encoding ABC transporter permease, with translation MNPSAPRASRFAGSFRVVMRDYPLVPLIVLLIGLVVALEIMVPGIVNQRWLANTIKFAVPLAMLAACQSLTMLTGGIDLSVGVAATVSAFVAASQLSVLGPTGAILVALIPPVLIGLANGIGVGLFRVHPLIMTLGTGLIGTGCLQVYQRTVIASGSSVPDILSWLGTGLSYGVPNSLLVFLPLAILIIVGLRRTGFGRLLYAIGENENAARLAGVRTWQVLMALYILSGLIAGLTGLIYLGLIKAPSLSLVEPRVLPSVAAAVIGGTSIFGGRGSYSGTIIGALILTVLATMLTVMQIPEGTRRIFFGMIILVVTAIYVRITEES, from the coding sequence ATGAACCCATCCGCACCCAGAGCCTCCCGCTTTGCCGGATCATTCCGTGTCGTGATGCGTGATTATCCGCTGGTGCCGCTGATCGTTCTGCTCATCGGGCTGGTGGTCGCGCTGGAGATTATGGTCCCCGGGATCGTCAATCAGCGGTGGCTCGCCAATACCATCAAATTTGCCGTTCCGCTGGCCATGCTGGCAGCCTGCCAATCCCTGACCATGCTCACCGGGGGGATAGATCTGTCGGTTGGCGTGGCCGCGACCGTCAGCGCTTTTGTGGCGGCCAGCCAACTCTCCGTATTGGGACCGACCGGAGCCATTCTCGTGGCATTGATACCGCCCGTGCTGATCGGCCTTGCCAACGGCATTGGCGTCGGCTTGTTCAGGGTTCACCCGCTGATCATGACGCTGGGAACCGGCCTGATCGGCACCGGCTGTCTGCAGGTCTATCAGCGCACGGTGATCGCATCGGGTTCGTCCGTTCCCGATATTCTGTCATGGCTTGGCACCGGTCTGAGCTATGGTGTGCCCAATTCCCTGCTGGTGTTTCTGCCCCTCGCCATTCTCATCATCGTCGGTCTGCGGCGCACTGGCTTTGGCCGGCTGTTATATGCAATCGGTGAAAATGAAAATGCCGCGCGCCTTGCCGGTGTCCGCACCTGGCAGGTTCTCATGGCGCTTTACATTTTGTCGGGACTGATCGCAGGACTGACCGGGTTGATTTATCTCGGCCTTATCAAGGCCCCGTCCCTGTCGCTGGTGGAGCCGCGCGTTCTGCCCTCTGTGGCTGCAGCGGTGATCGGCGGCACCTCCATTTTCGGCGGGCGTGGCAGCTATTCCGGCACCATCATCGGTGCTCTCATTCTGACCGTGCTGGCCACCATGCTGACGGTCATGCAAATCCCGGAAGGCACGCGCCGGATTTTCTTCGGCATGATCATTCTGGTCGTCACCGCCATCTATGTGCGCATCACCGAAGAAAGTTGA
- a CDS encoding LacI family DNA-binding transcriptional regulator: MGLVNRRLPKVREISEHAGVSRATVDRVINKRSGVQAHTRRHVLSVIDEMSRQVPGATPDTADDLLHLDFIIPDHGNAFLLEQAHQLQSCAQQLGTVSLSIHHPDTASEDEIVAALQRIAPTAQAVGLIGLDSRKVREAVRELCSRNIPVVTLASDIRNVPRTAYVGIDNHAAGRLAGYLTGRMLKPPKGKIGLVLGSRAYFGHEEREMGFRSVLREQFPTLRIVEECEVHENADHAYREVSKILSVHPDLDAIYCIGAGQSGVAKALIDCGCETSVTFIGHGLSTDTRNHLVNGVMDVIIEESAAEEARLAIECLVAAVRRSGEIRPAAIPIHAIFRENLPAET; this comes from the coding sequence ATGGGTCTGGTAAACCGCCGCCTGCCGAAAGTCAGAGAGATATCCGAGCATGCAGGTGTCTCCAGGGCAACTGTTGACCGGGTTATCAACAAGCGTTCGGGCGTTCAGGCGCATACGCGCCGGCATGTCCTGTCCGTGATTGACGAGATGAGCCGCCAGGTGCCCGGTGCTACGCCTGATACCGCAGATGATCTGTTGCATCTTGACTTCATCATTCCCGATCATGGCAATGCTTTTCTGCTGGAGCAGGCCCATCAGTTGCAGTCTTGCGCGCAACAGCTTGGCACCGTCTCCCTGTCGATCCACCATCCCGATACGGCAAGCGAGGACGAAATCGTCGCGGCGCTGCAGCGCATTGCACCGACGGCCCAGGCGGTTGGCCTTATCGGCCTCGACAGCCGGAAAGTCCGGGAGGCGGTGCGTGAACTTTGCAGCCGGAATATTCCCGTGGTGACGCTGGCGTCCGACATCCGCAATGTGCCGCGGACCGCTTATGTGGGGATCGACAATCATGCGGCCGGCCGGCTGGCTGGATATCTGACTGGCCGAATGCTGAAACCGCCGAAGGGAAAAATCGGACTGGTGCTGGGATCAAGAGCCTATTTCGGACATGAAGAGCGCGAAATGGGATTCCGCAGCGTCTTGCGCGAGCAGTTTCCAACGCTGCGGATTGTCGAGGAATGTGAAGTCCATGAAAATGCCGATCATGCCTACAGGGAAGTCAGCAAAATTCTGTCGGTGCATCCGGATCTTGACGCAATTTATTGCATTGGTGCCGGCCAGTCCGGCGTTGCAAAAGCCCTGATCGATTGCGGATGCGAAACATCGGTGACGTTTATCGGCCACGGGCTTTCGACAGATACACGAAACCATCTGGTCAATGGCGTGATGGATGTGATCATCGAAGAAAGCGCGGCAGAGGAAGCCCGCCTTGCCATTGAATGCCTGGTGGCGGCCGTGCGCCGCAGCGGTGAAATACGTCCCGCAGCAATCCCCATCCATGCTATCTTTCGTGAGAACCTACCGGCAGAAACATGA
- a CDS encoding fatty acid desaturase family protein: protein MDFPVEPTPRDYSLVGRDSVLAEHNGLAAAEWYSVRIDRKVLKGLMRRSDGPAIRDTLIWLAALLGSATGAVYFWGTWWSAPFFLVYGVLYGSSSDSRWHESGHGTAFKTRWMNNALYYLASFMILREPTIWLWSHTRHHTDTIIVGRDPEIAAPRPPDIKALLLNIFALASTWKTLRSLVQHASGRLTPDEASFVPQTERPKVYLIARIYLAILVAVALTCVVSGSILPAMLIGLPTIYGGFMTIYFGLTQHAGLAEDVLDHRLNSRTIYMNPLFRFLYWNMNYHIEHHMFPMVPYHALPKLHEIIKHDCPKPYPSSIAAYREIIPTLLRQVREPAYFVARQLPLGLDPVPHNHGAVFRPAE from the coding sequence ATGGATTTTCCAGTGGAACCGACACCCCGTGACTACAGTCTGGTAGGCCGTGACAGTGTGCTGGCGGAACACAATGGTCTGGCCGCGGCGGAATGGTATTCGGTGAGGATCGACCGCAAAGTTCTGAAAGGCCTGATGCGACGCTCCGATGGACCGGCCATACGCGACACCTTGATCTGGCTGGCAGCGCTGCTGGGCTCAGCTACTGGCGCGGTTTATTTCTGGGGCACCTGGTGGTCGGCACCGTTCTTTCTGGTCTACGGTGTTCTGTACGGGTCGTCCTCCGACAGCCGCTGGCATGAAAGCGGGCATGGCACAGCGTTCAAGACACGCTGGATGAACAACGCGCTGTATTATCTCGCCAGTTTCATGATTCTGCGCGAACCGACCATCTGGTTGTGGAGCCATACGCGGCATCATACCGACACGATTATAGTCGGCCGGGACCCGGAAATTGCCGCGCCCCGGCCGCCGGATATCAAAGCCCTTCTGCTCAATATTTTTGCATTGGCCAGCACCTGGAAAACACTGCGCTCTCTGGTGCAACATGCCAGTGGCAGGCTGACGCCTGATGAAGCCAGTTTCGTGCCGCAGACCGAGCGGCCAAAAGTCTATCTGATCGCACGTATTTATCTTGCAATCCTGGTCGCGGTCGCGCTCACATGTGTTGTGAGCGGGTCTATTCTGCCCGCAATGCTGATCGGCCTGCCGACCATCTATGGCGGCTTCATGACGATTTATTTCGGCCTGACCCAACATGCCGGTCTGGCCGAGGATGTACTGGACCACAGGCTTAATTCCCGCACGATTTACATGAACCCGCTGTTTCGCTTTCTCTACTGGAACATGAATTATCATATCGAACATCATATGTTTCCGATGGTGCCCTATCACGCCCTGCCCAAGCTTCATGAGATCATCAAACACGATTGTCCCAAGCCTTACCCAAGTTCTATCGCCGCATATCGTGAAATCATCCCGACACTGCTGCGTCAGGTGCGCGAACCAGCCTATTTCGTTGCCCGGCAATTACCCTTGGGACTTGACCCGGTGCCGCACAATCATGGCGCCGTTTTCCGGCCCGCTGAATGA
- a CDS encoding MocE family 2Fe-2S type ferredoxin: MEAQWIEACLLEDIDPEDAITFKHEGRYFALYRTDDDRYFATDGLCTHERVPLANGLVMGTIIECPKHQGRFDFITGHAKGAPVCVNLKTYETRIRGEHLFIKLA; the protein is encoded by the coding sequence ATGGAAGCCCAGTGGATTGAGGCCTGCCTGCTGGAGGACATTGATCCGGAAGATGCGATAACCTTCAAACATGAAGGCCGCTATTTCGCCCTGTACCGTACCGATGATGATCGCTATTTCGCGACCGATGGTCTGTGCACCCATGAACGGGTGCCCCTTGCAAACGGGCTAGTGATGGGCACGATCATCGAATGCCCGAAGCATCAGGGTCGGTTTGATTTTATAACGGGACATGCCAAGGGCGCGCCGGTCTGCGTAAATCTGAAAACCTATGAAACCCGGATACGCGGTGAACATCTGTTTATAAAACTGGCCTGA